TATGCAAGGTCTCGGGACCTTCGCGGCTACGGTGGATATGGTTTTCGTCACCATTGCCCCGACTCCCATCATCTCGATGGCGCGCATCTTTCTGTGATCTCCTGTGAGTGGACCGGAAGCAGGCATCAATGGATTCTTTAGATAAATTCCGGCCACTTCTGTCGAAAGATTCATCTCAGCACCTCCTTAGAACCTCTTCTCAAAAGCTTTGTACAGTCTTCGCGCCTCTTTGTATATATCGTCTTCATCTATTCTTGTAGGTTTGCCTTCCGCGAGTATTCTCTCTCCGCTCACGAATGCGTCGCTTACCGAAATGTTGTCGCAGATTCCAAAGAAGAAATGATCCAAAAAATTTTCTGCAGTGATCTCTGTTGGACTATGGTAGTTAAGGACTATGAAATCTGCAGAACTTCCTTCCCGGATCGTTCCGAGATTCACTCCGAATGCGCCCGTTGCGAGATCATAATTCGAACCAAAAAGTGAACGAGTGAGATCGCCCGAATAGCTAGCTGTCGGGTCACGATGAACATAGTGGGGGCAGAGGATCATAAATCTCGCATCGTGACAGAGATTGAAGCCGTAACCATCGTTTCCCATCAGCAAGTTAGTACCTTCATCATTGAACTTCTTCCATTCTGGAAAGCCAACGCCATTGTTGATATTCGACTGGCAGTTGACCACTATATAGCCTTTCGTATCGTTTATGAGAGCCCTTTCAGATGAAGTCGTGTGAATGCAATGCGCATACAGCGAGTTCTGAATCATGAGTCCGGCTCTGTGAAATCGTTCCAGGATTCTCTGGTCGTAAAGGCTGAACGTGTGTTCCTGATCTTCGGGTCCTTCGGCTACATGAACGTGTATCGGAAGCCTACCGGCTATTTCCTTCGAGGCCAAAGATAGAGTTTCCTTCGAGAGAGTGAAAGAAGCGTGAAAGCCGAAGATGCCTTTTTTATAAGCAGTGTTCTCTCTACTGAAATCGAGATTCTCGCGAATTCCTCTGTCTCGTCGTTCTAGTCCGTCTCGATCGGAGACTTCATAGGCTCCGCAATATCTGAGGCCCACAGTATTTACTGAAGAAGCTATCTTGTCAAGAGAACCCTCAATTGCATTTGGGGAGGAGTTGTGGTCGAAGAGCGATGTAACTCCCCCTTTCAGAGACTCTATGGCGGCGACATAAGCGGAAAGTTCCAGATCTTCATGAGTCAACGCTCTGTCCAGCCGCCACCATAAGTCCTCCAGCAGCTTGGTGAAGGACGAGGGATTGAAGGGCGACACTCTCAATCCCCTCGAGAAAGTCGAATAGATGTGAGTATGCGCATTTACCAGCGACGGCATCAGCAGTCTGCCCTCGAAATACAGATTCTCTCCATCATACTTGCAATCGCCGGCAGAGACTTTCACAATCTCTCCATTTTCAACTCTCACGTACCCTCTTTCGATGAACTCTCCGTCATTTGTGAAGATCGAAACACCGTTTATCTGCATTTGCCTTCCCCCCAGTGTACTCTTCCCCGTTGGATGAAGCATCCCGAAGCCTTTGGAAGCAGCACATCCCCATCCTTGAAGGAGATCTTTCCTCTGTGGATTACCATTTCAACGGAGCCCTTGAGCTTCATTCCCTCATACAGTGAATGGTCTGACCTGGTGAAAGGCGACTTGAACACTGTAATCTCCGCATCTCTGTCAACCACTGCTATATTGGCCACGCTACCGGGAGCCAGGAGTCCTCTTTTTGGAAAGAGACCGAATATCCTGGCGGGATTCGCTGAAAGAAGGGCAGAGACTTTGACAAGATTTCCATTGAGCAGGGTATTTAAAGTAGCAAATGAAAGGCCCAGTGATCCCGAGCCGTTCGGCATTTTCGAATAATCGGCTCGATTCTCAGATTTTTCCTGTTTGAGGAAGGGACAGTGGTCCGTTCCGATCGAGGATATCTCACCCCTTTGCAGAGCAGAAACTAATAATAGACGCTCATTCTCGCTCCTGGGCGGGGGGCAGTAGGTGTTGAGGTACCCTTCTTCTCCTTCAAGCGGTTTGTTGTTCAGAAGAAGATATTGTGGACAGGTCTCGAGTCTTGTGAAATCTCTCCAGTCGCCACCCATTGAAGAGAGCGTTCTTGTGGTCTCTCCGCTCGAAACATGAACCACATAAAGCTGACCCTTTCTATCGAGCGAAATCAGTGCGAGCTTGGCGACTTCGGACAGCTCACTAATGGTGGGCCTGAGAGACGAGAGCTCTCTGAAGGTCGAACTTTTGTAATCCGAAACGATTTCGTTGATTATCTCGTCGTTTTCCGAATGGGCAAGTAACACGAATCCGAGTTTACTTGAAAGCGAAAGCAATCTGTAAATCATCCCGTCGCCCGTTCTGCGATTGGAGGAACTATAGGTTGTGAAGATCTTTATTGAAGGCATCCGTGCCTCTATCGCCGCCTCCGCGATCTCTTCTGCAGAGAATTCGGGACTCCCGGCAAGCGTGACGTGAAAAGCATAATCTACTCTGCTGTCTGCAGCCGTCTGCATCCGGCTCTTCTTTGCTTTCTCAAAGTCTGAAAGACTTGAGACGGGATCGAGAAAATCTATCAGCGTGGTCACTCCCCCACTTAGGGCAAGAGCCGATCCCGAATCGAAATCATCGACGGAAGTGTACCTGCCCAGATTGAGACTGAGATGCACATGGGGATCGATAAACCCTGGGAGCAAAAACAAGTCCGAGCAATCAAGAGTTTCCCTTGCGGGAAACTTTTCACTAGTTGAAGATATTACTGTGACTTCCTCGCCCGTCACATAGACATTTGCAGGGAAAAGCCTGTCACCGGTACAGACAGTTCCATTTTCAAGGGCGAGGTCGAAACTCACGGTCTTCCACCCATTGTGAGAGCCATGACCGCCTTGGAGGTGTGAAGTCTGTTTTCGGCCTCGTCTATTACGATCGATTGCGGACCGTCGATCACTTCGTCCACGACTTCGCGTCCTCGATCTGCTGGAAGCGCGTGCATGTAGACCGCTCTCTTGTTTGCAAGCTTCATTCTCTCGGGGGTGCAAATCCAGTCTTTGTTCTTCCTGACCTCCGTCATGATCTCCTGAGGATCGTCCGATACATAGAATCCTCCCCATGATTTCGGAATCACAATATCTGCATCTTTGAATGCCTCATCCATGTCGTGAAGTATATCGAACCTGGCCCCGCTCTCTTCTGCGTTAAGCCTTGCCTGATCAACTATGTCGGGCATCAAATCGAAGCCTTTCGGATATGCTAACTTCACGTCCATACCGTATCTAGTGAAGAGAAGAATCTGGGACTGCGGAACGGAAAGAGGCTTGAGATGGCTCTCGGCGTAGGCCCAGGTTATTGCGACTTTAAGGCCGCTCAAGTTTGTCCCGAATCTTTCTCGAATTGTCATCATATCTGCCATAACCTGCATAGGATGATAGACGTCATCCTGGAGATTGAGAATTGGAACATCTGAATGTTCGGCAAGAGATCTCAGGTAAGGATTCCCCGCCTTGAACTTGCAGTGCCTGACGGCAATAGCGTGGCCGTATCTCGAAAGAATCGTGGCCGTATCTCGAGGAACCTCTCCATGAGCCGTTTGCATCGTTGAAGGATCTAAATAGTGAGCATGACCGCCAAGCTGGGTTATTCCCGCTTCCATCGAATTTCGCGTTCTGGTGGACTGATCGAAGAACATCAAGAATACCGTCTGATATGGAAGCAAAGGTGTGGGATCATTCGTTGCGAATCTTCTCTTCAGATCAGAAGATAGATCGAGCATAAGGTCAATTTCCGTTCTTCTGAAATCCTGTGTAGTAATGAAGTCTTTGCCTCTCAAAATACTACTCATCTTGTTACCTCCTAATCTATTGTGAAAGCCTTAATGGAAGAAGGGCATACATAGCCGCCGCCCTTACCAGATGATCGACAGGGCATTGATCGTCGGGACTGTGTGCGAAGATCTCATTTGCAGGGCCAAATCCAATTGTTGGGATCGAGAAAACGCCGGCCGTTGCGATTCCATTGGTTGAGAATGTCCACTTGTCAACGAAAGGCTCCTCACCGAAAACTTCTCTGTAGGTGTTTACGGTTTTCTGCACTATTTCGCTGTCCTCTTCCATTAACCACGTCGGGAAGTACTTCTCGACGGGATAGACGGTTCCTGTATAGGAAGGTCTTTCATAGAAGAGCTCGACAATTTCCGCCTCTTCTCCGGCCATTTGAATGGCCTCTTGCAGCTCTCTGATGACCGTCTCTTTTGTCTCTCCAGCTGTGAGCCTCCTATCGAGCTGAATAGTGCACTCGTCGGCAACGGCGTTTTGTGAAGGGGATTTGAAGAATATCTGTGTTACCGCTATCGTTCCCTTTCCCAGGAAGGAATCGTCCGTGAGTCTTTCATTTAATCTCTCGATTTCTTCAATGATTCGGCTCATCTTGTATATTGCGTTAATCCCGCGCTCGGGAGCGCTCGCGTGACAGGAGAGTCCCGAGGTTCTCACTTGAAGCTCCATTCTTCCCCTGTGTCCCCTGTAGATGTTCAAGTTCGTCGGTTCGGTAATGACGACATAATCCGGTATTATACCGTCTTCCTTGATTATGTATCTCCAGCACAGACCGTCGCAATCCTCTTCCATTACCGTTCCTGTAACGTAAAGGGTGAAGTCTCCCAGAAGCCCCTCTTCTTTCATTATCCTGGCTCCATAGACCATTGCTGCCATTCCGGCCTTTTGATCTGAAGCTCCCCTTCCGTAGATTACTCCGTCAGAGACCACTCCGCCGAAGGGATCTACTTCCCAGAGCTTCTCGTTTCCGACTTCGACGGTATCGATGTGGGCGTCCATTGCAATCACTCTCTTGCCGGATCCTATTCTGCCAAGAATATTCCCCAGTCCATCTATCCTAACTTCATCGAATCCAACTTTCTCCATCTCTTTTCGAATTCTCTGGACCACTTCTCTTTCGCCGGCGGAGAAGCTCTTGATACTAACAAGATCTCTAAGAAATTCTGTAAGTTCCTCGCGGTATGATTCAGCCTTGGTAAGAAGATCTCTCGACACTTTTGTCACTCCCATGCATTAGTATTTTCTTCATTATAACTTCTTGCATATTGTAAAGAAAAGCAACATAAGAACCGGCTAACGCTCTAGTAATAGTATAGCTCGACTGACGGTGGTTCTCAAACAGATCATTTCGATGGAAATGAGCAGACTCTTGAGAGGGGAGTTCATGGGTGGCGAACTTTGCCACATGCAATAGATATAATTATCATTAGAGGGAGGTGATTAGATGAAAACTCTCGAAGTGAGAGATCTGAGGAGCAGAATTGGAAGCTTCGATCTAGGGCCTATCGATCTCTCTGTGGAGAACGGGGAGATTGTAGGTCTAATAGGACCTTCCGGCTGCGGCAAAACGCTATTGTTAAGAACTATTGCCGGACTCCAAGAGCCGCTCTCTGGAAGTGTGGCGATCAACGAGGAAGATGTGACCTT
This sequence is a window from Mesotoga infera. Protein-coding genes within it:
- a CDS encoding dihydroorotate dehydrogenase, which encodes MNLSTEVAGIYLKNPLMPASGPLTGDHRKMRAIEMMGVGAMVTKTISTVAAKVPRPCI
- a CDS encoding amidohydrolase, producing the protein MQINGVSIFTNDGEFIERGYVRVENGEIVKVSAGDCKYDGENLYFEGRLLMPSLVNAHTHIYSTFSRGLRVSPFNPSSFTKLLEDLWWRLDRALTHEDLELSAYVAAIESLKGGVTSLFDHNSSPNAIEGSLDKIASSVNTVGLRYCGAYEVSDRDGLERRDRGIRENLDFSRENTAYKKGIFGFHASFTLSKETLSLASKEIAGRLPIHVHVAEGPEDQEHTFSLYDQRILERFHRAGLMIQNSLYAHCIHTTSSERALINDTKGYIVVNCQSNINNGVGFPEWKKFNDEGTNLLMGNDGYGFNLCHDARFMILCPHYVHRDPTASYSGDLTRSLFGSNYDLATGAFGVNLGTIREGSSADFIVLNYHSPTEITAENFLDHFFFGICDNISVSDAFVSGERILAEGKPTRIDEDDIYKEARRLYKAFEKRF
- a CDS encoding amidohydrolase — its product is MSFDLALENGTVCTGDRLFPANVYVTGEEVTVISSTSEKFPARETLDCSDLFLLPGFIDPHVHLSLNLGRYTSVDDFDSGSALALSGGVTTLIDFLDPVSSLSDFEKAKKSRMQTAADSRVDYAFHVTLAGSPEFSAEEIAEAAIEARMPSIKIFTTYSSSNRRTGDGMIYRLLSLSSKLGFVLLAHSENDEIINEIVSDYKSSTFRELSSLRPTISELSEVAKLALISLDRKGQLYVVHVSSGETTRTLSSMGGDWRDFTRLETCPQYLLLNNKPLEGEEGYLNTYCPPPRSENERLLLVSALQRGEISSIGTDHCPFLKQEKSENRADYSKMPNGSGSLGLSFATLNTLLNGNLVKVSALLSANPARIFGLFPKRGLLAPGSVANIAVVDRDAEITVFKSPFTRSDHSLYEGMKLKGSVEMVIHRGKISFKDGDVLLPKASGCFIQRGRVHWGEGKCR
- a CDS encoding ornithine carbamoyltransferase; the protein is MSSILRGKDFITTQDFRRTEIDLMLDLSSDLKRRFATNDPTPLLPYQTVFLMFFDQSTRTRNSMEAGITQLGGHAHYLDPSTMQTAHGEVPRDTATILSRYGHAIAVRHCKFKAGNPYLRSLAEHSDVPILNLQDDVYHPMQVMADMMTIRERFGTNLSGLKVAITWAYAESHLKPLSVPQSQILLFTRYGMDVKLAYPKGFDLMPDIVDQARLNAEESGARFDILHDMDEAFKDADIVIPKSWGGFYVSDDPQEIMTEVRKNKDWICTPERMKLANKRAVYMHALPADRGREVVDEVIDGPQSIVIDEAENRLHTSKAVMALTMGGRP
- a CDS encoding YgeY family selenium metabolism-linked hydrolase; protein product: MSRDLLTKAESYREELTEFLRDLVSIKSFSAGEREVVQRIRKEMEKVGFDEVRIDGLGNILGRIGSGKRVIAMDAHIDTVEVGNEKLWEVDPFGGVVSDGVIYGRGASDQKAGMAAMVYGARIMKEEGLLGDFTLYVTGTVMEEDCDGLCWRYIIKEDGIIPDYVVITEPTNLNIYRGHRGRMELQVRTSGLSCHASAPERGINAIYKMSRIIEEIERLNERLTDDSFLGKGTIAVTQIFFKSPSQNAVADECTIQLDRRLTAGETKETVIRELQEAIQMAGEEAEIVELFYERPSYTGTVYPVEKYFPTWLMEEDSEIVQKTVNTYREVFGEEPFVDKWTFSTNGIATAGVFSIPTIGFGPANEIFAHSPDDQCPVDHLVRAAAMYALLPLRLSQ